The window TCATGAAGTCGACGACGACATTCTCGAGAAACAGGAAATCACTCGTGCCCGACTTCGAAAACTCTACGAAGAAGCCGACAAAACATTCCGCCATTTCGATATCCAAGCAACTTGGTGCGTCGGCTCCGCTCATCAACAACACGGTTTTCTACGTCGTGTGATGATGAAATAGCAGAATCAACCTCTCTCCGATTCCGCCAAAATCTCCTCTCTGTTGTCTCCGGCCGGGCCAATGGACTAGGATGACAACCAATCTTTGCATCACACACACTGTGATGGAGACAGGTTGATTTCATTTACAAGCGGAAAGATCGATGAGCGTTGATGGCGGACGGCGTGTGCAACTGATGGCGACACTGTTCTTGACGTGTCTTTTCGGCCTCCCGCCTGCGCCCAAAGCGGATGCTCAGGAATCCTCGCCCGCCGAGAAAGAACCATTCTTTCACAATCCAATCGCGAAGGGAGCCGACCCTTGGGTCATTCGAGACCCGCATCACCCTCGTTATCTGTGGTGCAAATCGGACAACGATCACGGCATTTTGATCTTCGAAAGCGACGACCTCACCAAACTCGGCAAGCGACACCTTGTCTGGAAAGCACCTGACGAAGGACCTTATTCAAAAGAGGTCTGGGCACCCGAACTGCACGCGATCGGAGATCGGTACTACGTCTACTTTGCCGCCTCGGATGGCGACAATGCGAACCATCTCACTTACGTCTTAAAATCCAAGACGTCCGACCCACTTGGCGAGTACACCCTGCATGGACCGATGGCCACCGGCGATGGCGAAGACGGCCAATCGCCCAATGTTTGGGCGATCGACATGACCATCCTTCAACACAACGACAATCTTTTCGCGATTTGGTCTGGGTGGGACCAACCGGGCAGCGACAACCAATTCCTGTACATCGCCCCGATGAGTTCCCCAACGAAAATTTCGGGCCCGCGTGTTCTTGTCTGCGACAACGATGACCATCTTTGGGAACGCATCGAACCGGACGCATCCCAACGTGGGTTGAATGAGGGCCCCGAGATCTTCCAAGCGAAGGGAAAGACATCGCTGCTCTATTCCTGCGGCGCTTCGTGGCTGCCAACCTACAAACTTGGTCGGCTCGAACTCGTCAAGGACGATCCGTTGGCGGATGGTGCATGGCAAAAGATGCCGGAACCAGCCTTCCAGAGCACCGAATCAGTCTACGGTGTTGGGCACTCTTGCTTTGTCCAATCACTCGACGGCAAACAGTGGTGGCATATCTTTCACGCAAAGGTCGGCCCCGAACCTGGATGGAACCGAGCCCTCCATTTGCAACCCATGAACGTCGCCGACGATGGAACGCCTCTTCTGGGTTCGCCGCTGGACCGCACGACTCCGATTCAACGTCCGAGCGGCCAAGCACTCGGTGAAGAGAGGTAGGGCGGACCGGTTCACGTGGTTCGAAACGATTCCTTGTCTTGTTCACTGAAGTGGGACATGACTTGGAGTGCTCTTTTTCGGCCCTGCAAGATAGAATCAACCGGATCACTCGTCGGACAAATCAACAACCGGCGAGTGATTCTTTTTTGATTCGACTCCATTTCGACCACCATCTGAATGCCCACGACCACCACCACAGCCGAAGACGGATTTCCAGCAACCGGTCGTTTGGCGTCGGTCGACTACGGAACCGTTCGCATCGGCGTTGCGATTTGCGATCCAGATTGGATCCTGGCCAGTCCCCTTGAGGTTCATCCGGTCAGCACGCCGGAGAAGGACGCACAGTATTTCATCGACCTGGCAAAATCGGAGCGAATTGCCGCCTG of the Rhodopirellula baltica SH 1 genome contains:
- a CDS encoding glycoside hydrolase family 43 protein, encoding MSVDGGRRVQLMATLFLTCLFGLPPAPKADAQESSPAEKEPFFHNPIAKGADPWVIRDPHHPRYLWCKSDNDHGILIFESDDLTKLGKRHLVWKAPDEGPYSKEVWAPELHAIGDRYYVYFAASDGDNANHLTYVLKSKTSDPLGEYTLHGPMATGDGEDGQSPNVWAIDMTILQHNDNLFAIWSGWDQPGSDNQFLYIAPMSSPTKISGPRVLVCDNDDHLWERIEPDASQRGLNEGPEIFQAKGKTSLLYSCGASWLPTYKLGRLELVKDDPLADGAWQKMPEPAFQSTESVYGVGHSCFVQSLDGKQWWHIFHAKVGPEPGWNRALHLQPMNVADDGTPLLGSPLDRTTPIQRPSGQALGEER